One window of Thermacetogenium phaeum DSM 12270 genomic DNA carries:
- the secD gene encoding protein translocase subunit SecD: protein MSKKERQKKKIAEKQQAVSVTGKKEKNAGINWGVSTLFFLLVGAILCVAVFSIKPLAGQLQKHLGLDLRGGVHVVYQAVPTKEAPVTADSIDRLIAIFNNRVNAYGLTEPLIQKQGSDRVIVELPGVKDPEEAVEMLGRMAKLEFKTEDGKTVLTGRYLSDARAQLNPNNNEPEVVLKFDKEGARIFSEVTTANVGRRIAIYLDERLLTAPVVRDPIPDGNAVISGGYETLEEAQKEAILLRSGALPVNVKLLEKRSVGPTLGKESLERSLKAGIIGVALIFIFMILYYRWPGVIANLSLIVYGLIVISVFLLFKATLTLPGIAGFILSIGMAVDSNIIIYERLKEELRAGKTLRSAIDAGFYNAFRAILDANVTTLIAAGVLYYLGSGPIRGFAITLSIGILVSMFTAITFTRFVLHLVARSRLVVNPKAYGV, encoded by the coding sequence ATGTCTAAAAAGGAAAGACAAAAGAAAAAGATCGCAGAGAAGCAGCAGGCAGTTTCCGTAACAGGAAAAAAGGAGAAGAATGCCGGAATCAACTGGGGGGTGTCAACGCTTTTTTTTCTGCTTGTAGGAGCGATTTTGTGCGTCGCTGTCTTTTCAATCAAGCCCCTTGCCGGGCAACTGCAGAAACACCTGGGGCTTGACCTGCGCGGTGGTGTGCATGTCGTTTATCAGGCAGTCCCGACCAAAGAGGCGCCGGTTACCGCTGACTCGATTGATAGGCTGATCGCCATTTTTAACAATAGGGTCAATGCTTACGGGCTGACAGAACCCCTGATCCAGAAGCAGGGCAGCGACAGGGTGATTGTCGAGTTGCCCGGCGTCAAAGATCCGGAAGAAGCTGTGGAGATGCTCGGCCGAATGGCCAAGCTGGAATTCAAGACAGAGGATGGAAAGACAGTCCTGACCGGAAGATACCTGAGCGATGCCCGTGCTCAGTTAAACCCTAATAATAACGAACCGGAAGTTGTTTTGAAATTCGATAAGGAAGGTGCCAGGATTTTTAGTGAGGTGACGACCGCCAATGTGGGCAGGAGGATTGCCATCTACCTGGATGAAAGGCTTTTGACCGCCCCGGTGGTGAGGGATCCCATTCCTGATGGTAATGCCGTCATCAGCGGCGGGTACGAGACACTGGAGGAGGCTCAGAAGGAAGCCATTTTGCTGCGCTCCGGAGCCCTTCCCGTTAATGTGAAGCTTTTGGAAAAGAGGAGCGTCGGCCCGACCCTGGGGAAGGAATCCCTGGAGCGGAGCCTGAAGGCCGGAATCATCGGCGTTGCTTTGATATTCATCTTTATGATTTTGTACTACCGCTGGCCGGGCGTAATTGCCAACCTTTCCCTGATCGTTTATGGATTGATCGTCATCTCTGTTTTTCTCCTGTTCAAAGCGACTTTAACCTTGCCGGGCATTGCCGGTTTCATTCTCTCCATCGGAATGGCGGTTGACTCCAACATTATTATTTACGAAAGGTTAAAGGAGGAGTTGCGGGCCGGAAAAACCCTGCGTTCTGCCATCGATGCGGGCTTCTATAATGCCTTCCGGGCGATTTTGGATGCCAATGTGACGACATTGATTGCTGCAGGAGTCCTTTATTACCTGGGGAGCGGTCCCATCAGAGGATTTGCGATAACTTTGAGCATCGGTATCCTGGTGAGCATGTTTACTGCGATCACCTTTACCCGATTCGTACTGCATCTGGTGGCGCGGTCGCGGTTGGTAGTTAATCCGAAGGCCTATGGGGTTTAA
- the dtd gene encoding D-aminoacyl-tRNA deacylase, protein MRAVVQRVSRGWVQIEGKERRSIGTGLVILVGVGKDDSSEDARYLAEKILNLRIFPDGEGKFNYSVCDMGGDLLVVSQFTLYGDCRKGRRPSFTEAAAPEEASPLLEMLLRYLGESGLNLVTGEFRTKMEVGIINDGPVTILLDSKKRF, encoded by the coding sequence GTGCGAGCTGTGGTCCAAAGGGTGAGCAGAGGTTGGGTGCAGATAGAGGGTAAAGAGAGGCGTTCGATTGGCACCGGTCTTGTCATCCTGGTGGGGGTAGGGAAAGATGACAGCAGTGAGGATGCCCGTTACCTCGCCGAGAAGATTTTAAATCTGCGGATATTTCCCGATGGTGAGGGAAAATTCAATTATTCGGTCTGCGATATGGGTGGGGATCTTCTGGTGGTATCGCAGTTTACCCTTTACGGTGATTGTCGCAAGGGGAGGCGGCCGAGTTTTACGGAGGCAGCCGCACCGGAGGAGGCCAGCCCTTTGTTGGAGATGCTTTTAAGGTATCTGGGAGAGAGTGGGCTTAACCTGGTTACCGGTGAGTTCCGAACGAAGATGGAGGTCGGAATCATCAACGATGGTCCCGTAACCATCCTGTTGGACAGCAAGAAGAGATTTTAA
- the cobT gene encoding nicotinate-nucleotide--dimethylbenzimidazole phosphoribosyltransferase, with amino-acid sequence MLFEETIAKIGELDKEAQARARRRQDALIKPMGSLGMLEDVAIKIAGITGETMPWLEKKAVITMAGDHGIAREGVSAASQEVTPQMVRGFLNGGAAINVLTRHAGARVVCVDMGMAKVVDDPRLVVRRIGPGTNNIAEGPAMTREQARAAVEAGIEIATEEIRGGTQLLATGDMGIGNTTPSTAILAAFTGFPVPLLTGKGTGLNPEGVQRKAQLIEKALAVNTPDPRDGLDVLAKVGGFEIGGLAGVILGAAASRVPVVIDGFISGAAAMIARSLAPRAVDYMIASHLSEEPGHRIMLTWLGVEPMLHMRMRLGEGTGAALAFTIIDAALKIVREMATFEEAGVSDEGLH; translated from the coding sequence TTGTTGTTTGAAGAAACAATTGCAAAAATTGGGGAGCTTGATAAGGAGGCTCAGGCAAGGGCGCGTCGGCGCCAGGATGCCTTGATTAAGCCTATGGGCAGCCTGGGAATGCTGGAAGATGTGGCGATTAAAATAGCCGGCATCACCGGGGAAACAATGCCCTGGTTGGAGAAAAAGGCGGTGATAACCATGGCGGGGGATCACGGGATAGCCAGAGAGGGAGTCAGCGCTGCTTCCCAGGAGGTAACACCGCAAATGGTGAGGGGCTTCCTTAACGGAGGGGCTGCCATTAATGTGTTAACAAGGCATGCCGGTGCCCGGGTGGTTTGTGTCGATATGGGAATGGCCAAAGTTGTCGACGACCCGCGCCTGGTCGTACGACGCATTGGGCCCGGTACAAATAATATCGCTGAGGGGCCTGCTATGACCAGAGAGCAGGCGCGTGCCGCTGTAGAGGCGGGGATCGAAATTGCCACAGAGGAGATCAGGGGGGGCACCCAGCTGCTGGCCACGGGGGATATGGGTATCGGCAATACGACGCCGAGCACCGCCATCCTGGCGGCATTTACAGGTTTCCCCGTGCCTCTTCTGACGGGGAAGGGAACGGGTCTGAATCCCGAAGGTGTGCAGCGCAAGGCCCAGTTGATAGAGAAGGCGCTTGCAGTGAACACTCCGGATCCCCGGGACGGCTTGGATGTGCTGGCGAAGGTGGGCGGCTTTGAGATCGGCGGCCTGGCCGGGGTGATCCTCGGGGCTGCCGCTTCCCGGGTTCCGGTCGTGATCGACGGTTTCATCTCCGGTGCTGCTGCCATGATCGCCCGTTCATTGGCGCCCCGGGCGGTGGATTATATGATCGCCTCTCACCTATCCGAGGAACCAGGGCACAGAATCATGCTTACCTGGCTTGGAGTCGAGCCCATGCTTCATATGAGAATGAGGCTCGGAGAAGGAACGGGAGCCGCCCTCGCCTTTACTATAATTGACGCCGCCTTGAAGATCGTCAGAGAAATGGCCACATTCGAAGAAGCGGGGGTTAGCGACGAGGGTTTGCATTGA
- a CDS encoding RelA/SpoT family protein yields the protein MSLARLLAKIEQYYPNFDRELVERAYLFAKEAHRGQFRNSGEAFIEHPLQVACILADLQLDITSIVAGLLHDVVEDTNTSLQDIETDFGPEVRFLVAGVTKLGKIEYKSKEDRHAENLRKMFLAMARDIRVILIKLADRLHNLRTLGAHEVPKQREIARETLEIFAPVAHRLGIYKIKWEMEDLAFRYLEPDKYYELADRIAKKRKEREDYINLVITKLREKLTEAGIKAEISGRPKNFYSIYRKMVDQGKDLSEIYDLVAVRVIVETVKECYATLGIVHTMWKPIPGRFKDYIAMPKQNMYQSLHTTLVGPLGEPFELQIRTFEMHRTAEYGIAAHWRYKEGGRLNDPEFEKKLSWLRQILEWQHELRDAREFMESLKIDLFSDVVFVFTPKGDVVELPSGSVPIDFAYRIHTEVGHRCIGAKVNGRIVPLDYRLKNGDIVEILTSKQSGGPSRDWLSIVKTSQAKNRIRQWYKKEKKEDNILRGRELLEKELRRQGYDSSSFYKLEGKDAICQRLGFQTENDLYAGIGDGTISPLSVIAKVRDELRKKEEPPELPAAEKEPGFLVKVPEKRAPVSTGVRVRGVKNLAVHLSHCCNPLPGDQIIGYITRGRGVSVHRVDCPNIAYHFQGERERMIDVSWEEDVPTTYQVEIEVKALDRPHLTTDIMNTIADTRTVINAVNARAKKNKMALVNLKLEIRDIEHLYTVMQKVSRVSDVLEVHRVVPK from the coding sequence ATGAGTTTGGCGCGCTTATTAGCTAAAATTGAACAATACTACCCGAATTTTGATAGAGAACTGGTGGAGCGCGCCTATCTCTTTGCCAAAGAAGCCCATCGAGGGCAGTTTCGCAATTCCGGCGAGGCTTTTATCGAGCATCCGTTGCAAGTTGCTTGCATTCTGGCAGATCTGCAGCTGGATATAACCTCTATTGTAGCCGGTTTGCTGCACGATGTTGTGGAGGATACCAATACATCTTTGCAGGATATTGAGACAGATTTTGGACCAGAGGTGCGCTTCCTTGTAGCCGGAGTGACCAAACTGGGAAAGATCGAATACAAGTCGAAGGAAGACCGGCATGCGGAGAATTTGCGCAAGATGTTCCTGGCAATGGCGCGTGACATCCGGGTGATACTGATAAAACTGGCTGACCGCCTGCATAATTTGCGCACCCTGGGAGCCCATGAGGTTCCCAAGCAGCGGGAAATAGCGCGGGAAACACTGGAGATCTTCGCTCCTGTTGCTCACCGCCTGGGCATTTACAAGATTAAGTGGGAGATGGAGGATCTGGCTTTTCGCTACCTGGAGCCGGATAAATACTATGAGCTGGCAGATAGGATCGCTAAAAAGCGCAAAGAGCGAGAGGATTATATCAATTTGGTGATCACAAAGCTCCGCGAAAAGCTGACGGAAGCGGGTATTAAGGCGGAAATCTCCGGCCGTCCCAAGAATTTTTACAGCATCTACAGGAAAATGGTCGATCAGGGGAAGGACCTCTCAGAGATCTACGATCTGGTGGCCGTCAGGGTGATCGTCGAGACGGTTAAGGAGTGTTACGCAACCCTGGGTATAGTGCATACCATGTGGAAGCCTATTCCGGGGCGATTTAAGGATTACATCGCCATGCCCAAGCAGAACATGTACCAGTCGCTGCATACCACTTTGGTGGGACCCCTCGGTGAGCCCTTTGAATTGCAGATCAGGACATTCGAAATGCACCGCACCGCCGAGTACGGAATCGCCGCCCATTGGCGATATAAGGAGGGGGGTCGGCTGAACGACCCCGAATTCGAAAAAAAGCTTTCCTGGCTCCGGCAGATTCTGGAATGGCAGCATGAACTAAGGGACGCCAGGGAATTTATGGAGTCCTTGAAAATTGACCTTTTTTCCGATGTCGTGTTTGTTTTTACCCCCAAAGGGGATGTTGTCGAGTTGCCGTCCGGTTCAGTTCCCATTGATTTTGCCTACCGCATCCATACGGAAGTAGGTCATCGCTGCATCGGAGCGAAGGTCAACGGCAGGATTGTACCGCTTGATTATCGGTTAAAAAATGGGGACATCGTAGAAATCCTGACGTCCAAGCAGAGCGGCGGCCCGAGTCGGGACTGGCTTTCAATCGTTAAGACGTCCCAGGCTAAGAACCGCATCAGGCAGTGGTACAAAAAGGAGAAAAAAGAGGATAACATCCTGCGGGGCAGAGAACTGCTGGAGAAGGAGCTGCGCAGACAGGGGTACGACTCGTCCAGCTTTTATAAACTGGAAGGTAAAGATGCCATCTGTCAGCGGCTTGGCTTTCAGACCGAAAACGATCTCTATGCCGGGATCGGCGATGGGACGATTTCACCATTGAGCGTAATCGCCAAGGTACGGGATGAGCTCCGGAAAAAAGAAGAGCCTCCTGAGCTCCCCGCCGCAGAAAAAGAACCCGGCTTTTTGGTCAAGGTCCCGGAAAAGCGGGCACCGGTATCAACAGGGGTGCGCGTCCGGGGGGTAAAAAATCTTGCTGTACATCTTTCCCACTGCTGCAATCCCTTGCCCGGTGACCAGATTATCGGGTATATTACCAGGGGAAGAGGGGTATCCGTCCACAGGGTGGATTGCCCGAATATAGCTTACCACTTTCAAGGGGAAAGGGAGAGAATGATCGATGTGAGCTGGGAGGAAGATGTCCCGACGACGTACCAGGTGGAAATTGAAGTCAAGGCACTCGACAGGCCGCATTTGACTACTGACATCATGAACACCATTGCTGATACCAGGACCGTCATCAATGCCGTCAATGCCAGGGCCAAGAAGAACAAAATGGCCCTCGTCAACCTGAAACTGGAGATACGTGATATAGAACACCTTTACACTGTTATGCAAAAAGTGAGCCGTGTCAGTGATGTGCTAGAGGTTCACAGGGTTGTTCCTAAATAA
- a CDS encoding MBL fold metallo-hydrolase has translation MQGGKQNKMLVKCLAVGALAANCFLVWCEETKEGVVIDPGGEGERILAEIGREGLQVKYIINTHGHIDHTAANEQVREGTGARLAIHVDDAPMLSDPALNLSRYLGMNYRCSPPDLTLRDGDEIAVGNDKLTVLHTPGHTKGGISLQAPGMIFTGDTLFAGSVGRTDFPGGSFSELIASIKNKILVCGDDCIVYPGHGPATTIGHERVNNPFL, from the coding sequence ATGCAGGGAGGTAAGCAAAATAAGATGCTGGTAAAGTGCCTGGCAGTGGGTGCCCTGGCGGCCAACTGCTTTCTTGTTTGGTGTGAAGAAACGAAGGAGGGAGTGGTGATCGATCCCGGTGGGGAAGGGGAGCGCATCCTGGCGGAGATCGGCAGGGAGGGCCTGCAGGTAAAGTACATTATCAATACCCACGGGCACATCGATCACACCGCGGCGAACGAGCAGGTCAGGGAAGGCACCGGTGCCAGGCTTGCCATCCACGTCGACGATGCTCCCATGCTCTCTGATCCCGCTTTAAATTTATCCCGCTATTTGGGAATGAATTACCGGTGCTCACCTCCAGATTTGACATTGCGGGATGGTGATGAGATCGCTGTAGGGAATGATAAGCTGACGGTTCTCCATACGCCCGGGCATACCAAAGGTGGAATTTCTCTCCAGGCGCCGGGGATGATCTTCACAGGGGACACACTATTTGCGGGATCGGTTGGAAGAACCGACTTTCCGGGCGGTTCTTTCAGCGAGTTGATTGCTTCCATCAAGAACAAAATCCTTGTATGTGGAGACGATTGCATCGTCTATCCTGGGCATGGTCCGGCGACCACGATTGGGCACGAGCGCGTGAACAATCCGTTTCTCTAA
- the hisS gene encoding histidine--tRNA ligase encodes MIKAPRGTRDLLPGEIEKWHYIEAVAREISAIYGYQEIRTPIFEHTELFLRGIGDTTDVVQKEMYTFEDRGGRSITLRPEGTAAVVRAYLEHHLQNQPQPVKLYYLGPMFRYDRPQAGRMRQFHQVGIEAFGSNDPSLDAEVVCYTWDFLSRLGLKGLRVEVNSVGCPECRPVFGRDLREFMNEHRESLCEYCRDRIERNPLRLLDCKEQRCQDLLKDAPGIHQYLCPECRGHFQKVRELLRVAGISFRVNERLVRGLDYYTQTAFEVSLEGMGAQSSVAGGGRYNNLVETCGGSPVPGIGVAIGLERVLIALEKLGVELPIKRPEYIFVATAGEDPSGELEKEAMSLLVKLRRAGYPAEKDFLSRSLKAQMKQAGRLGSRFVVILGTEEMKEGKVTLRDMERGSQINVTQQELFRFLENRKSGEAEL; translated from the coding sequence TTGATCAAGGCACCTCGGGGTACCAGGGATCTGTTGCCAGGTGAAATTGAAAAGTGGCATTATATTGAGGCGGTGGCGCGAGAGATCAGCGCTATCTACGGATACCAGGAGATCCGGACACCGATTTTCGAGCATACTGAGCTGTTTCTGCGAGGCATCGGGGATACCACCGATGTTGTGCAGAAGGAGATGTATACCTTTGAGGACCGGGGAGGAAGGAGCATTACGCTGCGCCCTGAAGGGACGGCAGCTGTAGTAAGGGCTTACCTGGAGCATCATCTGCAGAATCAACCGCAACCGGTGAAGCTCTATTATCTCGGGCCGATGTTTCGCTACGACCGACCTCAAGCCGGGCGAATGAGGCAGTTCCATCAGGTCGGCATTGAGGCTTTTGGAAGCAATGACCCATCTCTGGACGCCGAGGTCGTTTGCTATACGTGGGATTTTTTATCCAGGCTCGGTCTGAAAGGTCTGCGGGTGGAGGTGAACAGTGTCGGCTGCCCGGAGTGCCGGCCTGTTTTTGGAAGGGATCTTCGAGAGTTCATGAATGAGCATCGGGAGTCTCTCTGTGAGTACTGCCGGGACAGGATCGAGCGCAATCCCCTGCGTCTGCTCGACTGCAAAGAGCAGCGTTGCCAAGATCTCCTGAAGGATGCACCGGGAATCCACCAGTACCTCTGTCCCGAGTGCCGGGGACACTTTCAGAAAGTGCGGGAGTTGCTTCGGGTTGCCGGTATTTCCTTTAGAGTTAATGAAAGGCTGGTGCGCGGCCTGGATTATTATACTCAGACTGCTTTTGAGGTGTCACTGGAGGGGATGGGTGCCCAAAGCTCTGTTGCCGGAGGAGGGCGCTACAATAACCTCGTTGAAACCTGTGGGGGTTCTCCGGTGCCCGGCATCGGGGTGGCTATTGGGCTGGAGCGGGTACTCATCGCACTGGAAAAACTAGGAGTCGAGCTCCCCATCAAGCGGCCGGAGTATATTTTTGTGGCCACGGCAGGAGAGGATCCTTCAGGGGAGCTGGAAAAAGAAGCAATGTCCCTTCTGGTGAAGTTGAGACGTGCCGGTTATCCTGCGGAAAAGGATTTCTTGTCGCGGAGCCTTAAAGCGCAGATGAAGCAGGCAGGAAGGCTTGGTTCCCGCTTCGTTGTCATCCTGGGAACGGAGGAAATGAAAGAGGGGAAAGTTACTCTAAGGGACATGGAGAGAGGAAGTCAAATAAACGTGACTCAGCAGGAACTGTTCCGGTTTCTTGAAAACAGGAAAAGTGGGGAGGCAGAATTGTGA
- the secF gene encoding protein translocase subunit SecF, which translates to MNLIKLRKYWYLISLLVIVPGLISLAVKGLNLGIDFRGGSYIELKFKKAVESGDVLPVLEDVGVEKANVQTAAGNIIIIRARDLSQKESGSLLQALREKFGSYELLRNENVGPTIGKELRNKALLALAIAFALMIVYITIRFEFLSGLAAVSALFHDILVTVGLTSILGLEVDGSFIAALLTIVGYSINDTIVVFDRIRENLKKRKKGELLDEIFHKSIIQTLARSINTVLAVLFCLVALIFFGGVTIRTFMIVLLIGVTAGCYSSIFVASPLWYDYRRLRGEGV; encoded by the coding sequence GTGAATCTGATCAAGTTGAGGAAGTACTGGTATCTGATATCGCTGTTGGTTATCGTACCCGGTTTGATCTCCTTAGCCGTAAAAGGCCTCAACCTGGGGATTGATTTTCGAGGAGGCAGTTATATCGAACTCAAATTTAAAAAGGCGGTGGAGTCAGGGGATGTCCTTCCGGTTTTAGAGGACGTTGGCGTTGAGAAGGCGAATGTGCAGACTGCCGCCGGGAATATCATCATTATCCGAGCCCGGGACCTCTCTCAGAAGGAGAGCGGTTCTCTCTTGCAGGCTCTTCGAGAAAAGTTCGGCAGTTACGAGCTGCTGCGCAACGAGAATGTGGGGCCGACCATCGGAAAGGAATTGCGCAACAAAGCCCTTTTAGCTCTCGCCATAGCTTTCGCTCTGATGATCGTTTACATTACCATCCGCTTTGAGTTCCTGTCGGGGCTGGCAGCTGTTTCTGCTCTTTTTCATGATATCCTGGTGACGGTGGGATTAACAAGTATTCTGGGATTAGAGGTTGACGGGTCGTTTATCGCTGCTCTGTTGACGATTGTTGGGTATTCGATTAACGATACCATAGTCGTTTTTGACCGTATCCGCGAGAACCTGAAGAAACGCAAGAAAGGGGAGCTTCTGGATGAGATTTTTCATAAAAGCATCATTCAGACCTTGGCCCGATCGATCAACACCGTCCTGGCTGTGCTTTTCTGTCTGGTGGCTCTGATTTTCTTCGGGGGAGTGACCATCAGAACCTTTATGATTGTCCTGCTGATCGGGGTGACGGCCGGGTGTTATTCATCGATCTTTGTAGCCAGCCCGCTCTGGTATGACTACCGGCGCTTAAGGGGAGAAGGTGTTTGA
- a CDS encoding HD domain-containing protein translates to MQKQAITLELIKKNPIVDTLIRVGNDNLRVMGFTEHGYRHLNLVSSIACNVLKMLGYPRREAELAAIAGYLHDIGNVINRNGHHLSGGVLAYYILDQMGMCPDEIFTIVAAIGNHDEATGQPVNNVAAALILADKADVHRSRVRNKEQSKFDIHDRVNYAVERSFLRVDAGKRSIILELEIDPAISPVMDYFEIFLTRMLMCRRAAGFLRCSFGMEINGNKLV, encoded by the coding sequence GTGCAGAAGCAGGCGATCACCCTGGAATTAATTAAGAAAAACCCTATAGTAGATACCCTGATCAGGGTCGGCAATGACAACCTCAGAGTGATGGGATTTACAGAGCACGGCTACCGTCATCTGAATCTGGTTTCCAGCATTGCTTGTAATGTGCTCAAGATGCTGGGCTATCCCAGAAGGGAGGCAGAGCTGGCTGCTATTGCCGGCTACCTCCATGACATCGGCAATGTGATTAACCGCAACGGTCATCATCTCTCAGGAGGGGTGCTTGCCTATTACATATTAGACCAGATGGGCATGTGCCCCGATGAGATTTTTACTATCGTAGCGGCTATCGGAAACCATGATGAAGCGACCGGACAACCTGTCAACAACGTGGCTGCAGCCTTGATTCTTGCCGATAAGGCGGATGTGCACCGCAGCCGGGTAAGGAATAAGGAGCAGTCGAAGTTCGATATCCACGACCGGGTTAATTATGCGGTGGAGCGTTCCTTTCTGAGGGTCGATGCCGGAAAGCGCAGCATCATCCTGGAACTGGAGATCGATCCGGCCATTAGTCCGGTGATGGATTATTTTGAAATTTTTTTGACCCGAATGCTGATGTGCAGAAGAGCAGCCGGTTTTCTGCGATGCAGCTTTGGCATGGAGATAAACGGGAATAAGCTGGTTTAA
- a CDS encoding LapA family protein yields MPGFFLGIFAFAILIAVFAVQNAGPVAIRFFFWTIPEMPLVLVIFGTVLIGLVMGIFIGCYGNKKSRPPLRPK; encoded by the coding sequence ATGCCTGGCTTTTTTTTGGGTATTTTTGCCTTCGCTATTCTCATTGCGGTTTTTGCCGTGCAGAATGCGGGACCTGTGGCCATCAGATTCTTTTTTTGGACAATACCGGAAATGCCTCTGGTGTTGGTGATTTTTGGAACGGTTCTGATCGGGCTTGTGATGGGAATTTTCATCGGGTGTTACGGAAACAAGAAGAGTAGGCCCCCTTTGCGCCCCAAATAG
- a CDS encoding cation diffusion facilitator family transporter, with protein MKKVEVARLSVLSNTVLVVFKLAVGVAINSVSVLSEAIHSGLDLIAAVIAFFAVSKSSKPPDAEHRYGHGKIENVSGVIEAILIFMAAAWIIREAVIKLITGARVAAPFWGLIVMGFSAVINWVISSLLMKTAQESDSVALEADAWHLRTDVYTSVGVAGGLLLLWVTGLQLFDPLIAIGVGLLIIKAAYDLTRKAFLPLLDTSLPSQEEKRIMEIIAAYGANFVGYHELRTRKAGSERFIDLHLVMPQHFNVSESHMICDAIEEKIREAYPGSHVLIHVEPCRIGYDCSDCTQTECMLSLKGEKDGRNSASEGE; from the coding sequence TTGAAAAAAGTAGAGGTAGCCAGGCTTTCGGTTCTTTCGAACACCGTCCTTGTAGTCTTCAAGTTGGCTGTAGGGGTGGCTATAAACTCTGTCAGTGTTCTTTCCGAGGCGATCCATTCCGGACTGGATTTAATAGCAGCAGTAATCGCTTTTTTCGCAGTTAGCAAAAGCAGCAAACCGCCTGATGCCGAGCACCGGTACGGACACGGGAAAATTGAGAACGTTTCCGGTGTAATTGAAGCCATTTTGATCTTTATGGCGGCTGCATGGATTATCAGGGAAGCGGTTATCAAGCTGATCACAGGGGCCAGAGTGGCAGCGCCTTTTTGGGGCCTAATTGTTATGGGTTTTTCTGCTGTTATCAATTGGGTTATATCTTCACTCCTGATGAAAACTGCTCAGGAGTCCGACTCTGTTGCTCTGGAGGCCGATGCCTGGCACTTGAGAACAGATGTTTATACGTCGGTGGGTGTGGCCGGGGGATTGCTGCTGCTATGGGTCACAGGTCTTCAACTGTTCGATCCCCTGATTGCCATTGGTGTCGGCTTGTTGATTATTAAGGCGGCTTATGATCTGACGAGAAAAGCCTTTTTACCGTTGCTGGATACCAGCCTGCCGTCGCAAGAAGAGAAAAGGATCATGGAGATAATAGCCGCTTACGGGGCAAATTTTGTCGGCTATCATGAGCTGAGAACGCGCAAGGCGGGGTCGGAGCGCTTTATTGATTTGCATTTGGTGATGCCGCAGCATTTTAATGTTTCGGAGAGTCATATGATTTGTGATGCCATTGAAGAGAAGATTCGGGAGGCTTATCCCGGCTCCCATGTGCTGATTCACGTAGAGCCCTGCCGGATCGGCTATGACTGTTCCGATTGCACACAAACAGAGTGCATGCTGTCACTGAAGGGGGAAAAAGATGGGAGGAATTCGGCTTCAGAGGGAGAATAA